The following are from one region of the Anabas testudineus chromosome 2, fAnaTes1.2, whole genome shotgun sequence genome:
- the LOC113163567 gene encoding tripartite motif-containing protein 16-like, giving the protein MWLLEMSRQKLHQRIQGREKDVKRLQQEVETINHSADKTVEDSEKIFTQLVQLVEKRRSDVKQQIRAQQETEVSRVRELQEKLQQEITELRKEDAELEQLSLTEDHNEFLQSYPSVSRLRGPTDSSSINICPLRYFEDVTAAVSGIRDKLQDVLRETWTKTSLTESDVEVLLRPAEPKSRAEFLKYSCRITLDPNTANNRLLLSEGNRKVRYTSYKQSYSHHPDRFTDTFQVVSRESLTGRCYWEVEWSGMVSVSVAYENIGRTGTLFGFDDNSWALFCDGNEFRHNNVITSLSVPKSHRLGVYLDHGAGNLSFYSVSEVMSLLHRVQTTFTWPLYAGFFVYNGFAELCDLQ; this is encoded by the coding sequence ATGTGGCTGTTAGAGATGAGCCGACAAAAACTCCATCAGAGAATCCagggcagagagaaagacgTGAAGCGTCTTCAGCAGGAGGTGGAAACCATCAACCACTCTGCTGATAAAACAGTTGAGGacagtgagaagatcttcacCCAGCTGGTCCAACTGGTGGAGaaaagaaggtctgatgtgaagcagcagatcagagctcagcaggaaactgaagtgagtcgaGTCAGAGAGCTTCaggaaaagctgcagcaggaaatcACTGAGCTGAGGAAGGaagacgctgagctggagcagctctcacttACAGAGGACCACAATGAGTTTCTACAGAGCTACCCCTCAGTGTCACGACTCCGTGGACCCACAGACTCATCCAGCATCAACATCTGTCCTCTGAGGtactttgaggatgtgacagcagctgtgtcagggatcagagacaaactacaggacGTTCTGAGAGAGACCTGGACAAAGACCTCACTGACAGAGAGTGATGTGGAGGTTTTACTGAGACCAGCAGAGCCCAAGAGCAGAGCTGAGTTTTTAAAGTATTCATGTCGaatcacactggatccaaacacagcaaacaacaggCTGCTGTTAAGTGAGGGGAACAGAAAAGTGAGATATACCAGTTATAAACAGTCATATTCtcatcatccagacagattcACTGATACCTTTCAGGTTGTGAgcagagagagtctgactggacgttgttactgggaggtggagtggagcgGGATGGTTTCTGTGTCAGTTGCTTACGAGAATATCGGCAGAACGGGAACTCTATTTGGATTTGATGACAACTCTTGGGCCTTGTTTTGTGATGGTAATGAATTCAGGCACAATAATGTCATCACTTCCCTCTCAGTCCCTAAATCTCACAGATTAGGAGTATACCTGGATCACGGCGCAGGTAATCTGTCTTTCTACAGCGTCTCTGAGGTCATGagtctcctccacagagtccagaccactTTCACTTGGCCCCTTTATGCTGGATTTTTTGTTTATAATGGATTTGCTGAGTTGTGTGATTTGCAGTAA
- the LOC113164380 gene encoding zinc finger protein 2 homolog: MVLLETTHKLIHTGAKPYICGQCGKAFNKRGTLNIHQRIHTGVRPYSCEQCGKAFTTSTHLKVHLHLHSGEKPYSCNQCKGAFTIPGALSIHKHVHTGEKRYRCDQCQKNFSQSAHLNIHQRFHTGVRPYSCEQCGKAFTTSTHLKVHLHLHSGEKPYSCNQCKGAFTIPGALSIHKHVHTGEKRYRCDQCQKNFSQSAHLKKSSSVLADEMALPTEEKRGKAFSAVSAKPYICGQCGKAFNKRGTLNIHQRFHTGVRPYSCEQCGKAFTTSTHLKVHLHLHSGEKPYSCNQCKGAFTISGALSIHKHVHTGEKRYRCDQCQKNFSQSAHLKKSSSVLVGQLSPHEIL; the protein is encoded by the exons ATGG tgttacttgagaCAACGCATAAACTAATTCATACTGGAGCAAAACCGTACATCTGTGGGCAGTGTGGGAAAGCCTTCAACAAACGCGGTACTCTAAACATCCATCAGCGAATTCATACAGGAGTAAGACCGTACAGCTGCGAACAGTGTGGGAAAGCTTTCACCACATCCACTCATCTAAAAGTCCATCTTCATTtacacagtggagagaaaccgtaCAGCTGCAACCAGTGTAAGGGAGCTTTCACCATACCAGGCGCTCTGAGTATACACAAGCatgttcacactggagagaagcgCTACAGGTGTGATCAGTGTCAAAAGAATTTTTCTCAAAGCGCTCA TCTAAACATCCATCAGCGATTTCATACAGGAGTAAGACCGTACAGCTGCGAACAGTGTGGGAAAGCTTTCACCACATCCACTCATCTAAAAGTCCATCTTCATTtacacagtggagagaaaccgtaCAGCTGCAACCAGTGTAAGGGAGCTTTCACCATACCAGGCGCTCTGAGTATACACAAGCatgttcacactggagagaagcgCTACAGGTGTGATCAGTGTCAAAAGAATTTTTCTCAAAGCGCTCACTTAAAAAAAAGCTCCAGCGTTCTT GCAGACGAGATGGCGTTGCctacagaggagaagaggggaaagGCTTTTTCGGCTGTGTCAG CAAAACCGTACATCTGTGGGCAGTGTGGGAAAGCCTTCAACAAACGCGGTACTCTAAACATCCATCAGCGATTTCATACAGGAGTAAGACCGTACAGCTGCGAACAGTGTGGGAAAGCTTTCACCACATCCACTCATCTAAAAGTCCATCTTCATTtacacagtggagagaaaccgtaCAGCTGCAACCAGTGTAAGGGAGCTTTCACCATATCAGGCGCTCTGAGTATACACAAGCatgttcacactggagagaagcgCTACAGGTGTGATCAGTGTCAAAAGAATTTTTCTCAAAGCGCTCACTTAAAAAAAAGCTCCAGCGTTCTTGTGGGGCAGCTTTCACCACATGAGATTCTCTGA